The Iamia majanohamensis genome window below encodes:
- a CDS encoding TrmH family RNA methyltransferase, giving the protein MDIAVEDPDDPRIAVFMGLRDHDLRRLREAPGGDMEGVFVTEGLLVTTRAVGAGYRPLSVLVDASRDDALPDGFPDAVPVHRAGPRVVQAVTGYQTHRGALVAFARRALPSPEEVLGSARRVVVGEAVVNPTNLGVILRSAAALGFDATLLDPTSCDPLYRRANRASMGEGFALPHARLGSLPQGLAPLREAGFRVVALTPAADADALPDLAATIGPQDRLALVLGSEGPGLTPETEAAADLRVRIPLALGVDSLNVGVAAGIACYALGRSPRAGDDL; this is encoded by the coding sequence GTGGACATCGCCGTGGAGGACCCCGACGACCCGCGCATCGCGGTGTTCATGGGCCTGCGAGACCACGACCTGCGCCGCCTCCGGGAGGCCCCCGGCGGCGACATGGAGGGCGTGTTCGTCACCGAGGGCCTGCTCGTCACCACCCGGGCCGTGGGCGCCGGCTACCGGCCCCTCTCCGTGCTCGTCGACGCGAGCCGCGACGACGCGTTGCCGGACGGGTTCCCCGACGCGGTGCCGGTCCACCGGGCCGGGCCCCGGGTCGTGCAGGCCGTCACCGGCTACCAGACGCACCGAGGCGCACTCGTGGCCTTCGCCCGCCGGGCTCTCCCCTCCCCCGAGGAGGTGCTGGGCTCGGCCCGGCGGGTCGTGGTGGGCGAGGCCGTCGTCAACCCGACCAACCTGGGCGTCATCCTGCGGAGCGCCGCGGCCCTCGGCTTCGATGCCACCCTCCTCGACCCGACCTCCTGCGACCCCCTCTACCGGCGGGCCAACCGGGCCTCGATGGGCGAGGGCTTCGCCCTGCCCCACGCCCGCCTCGGCTCCCTGCCGCAGGGCCTCGCCCCCCTGCGGGAGGCGGGCTTCCGGGTGGTGGCGCTGACGCCAGCCGCCGACGCCGACGCCCTGCCCGACCTGGCGGCCACCATCGGCCCCCAGGACCGGCTCGCGCTCGTCCTCGGCTCCGAGGGACCCGGCCTCACCCCGGAGACCGAGGCCGCCGCCGACCTCCGCGTCCGCATCCCCCTGGCCCTCGGCGTCGACTCTCTCAACGTGGGCGTGGCCGCCGGCATCGCCTGCTACGCCCTGGGCCGGTCGCCGCGGGCCGGTGACGACCTCTAG
- a CDS encoding acyl-CoA dehydrogenase family protein, translated as MAIDFTLDPDVEELRLRVRAFVDEVVRPADARIGDLDRVDERDEYVKILIDLRVQAQEAGLWMPHMPKEWGGMELGHVGLAMVQAEAAKAQWGPWALNCMAPDEGNMHTLLHWATDEQKERYLRPLCEGKAMSCFAMTEPEVAGSDPTLIRTHAYQDGDEWVISGHKWFISNAHRASFAILIARTEDDPDIPQAANTAFLVDIPSDGWTEVRQIETMHGSTGHSEIRIEDLRVHQDQMLGGRGQGHLLGQARLGPARLAHCMRWVAQAETALDMMVERSLDRYAHGSLLAEKQGIQWMIADSAMELYQAKLMVLHAASKIDAGVDFKSEVSMAKHFVAGMLGRVIDRSIQVHGALGYSTDTPLAHMYQHARWARFADGADEVHQMRIAQRTIAAWKDHGSTRTATGDLPL; from the coding sequence ATGGCCATCGACTTCACGCTCGACCCCGACGTCGAGGAGCTCCGCCTCCGGGTCCGTGCCTTCGTCGACGAGGTGGTGCGCCCCGCCGACGCGCGCATCGGCGACCTCGACCGGGTCGACGAGCGCGACGAGTACGTCAAGATCCTCATCGACCTCCGGGTCCAGGCCCAGGAGGCCGGCCTCTGGATGCCGCACATGCCGAAGGAGTGGGGCGGGATGGAGCTGGGCCACGTCGGGCTGGCCATGGTCCAGGCCGAGGCGGCCAAGGCCCAGTGGGGCCCGTGGGCGCTCAACTGCATGGCCCCCGACGAGGGCAACATGCACACCCTCCTGCACTGGGCCACCGACGAGCAGAAGGAGCGCTACCTGCGCCCCCTCTGCGAGGGGAAGGCCATGAGCTGCTTCGCCATGACCGAGCCCGAGGTGGCGGGCTCGGACCCCACCCTCATCCGGACCCACGCCTACCAGGACGGCGACGAGTGGGTGATCAGCGGCCACAAGTGGTTCATCTCCAACGCCCACCGGGCGAGCTTCGCCATCCTCATCGCCCGCACCGAGGACGACCCCGACATCCCCCAGGCGGCCAACACCGCCTTCCTCGTCGACATCCCCTCCGACGGCTGGACCGAGGTGCGCCAGATCGAGACCATGCACGGCTCGACCGGCCACTCCGAGATCCGCATCGAGGACCTGCGGGTCCACCAGGACCAGATGCTGGGGGGTCGGGGCCAGGGCCACCTGCTGGGCCAGGCCCGGCTCGGTCCCGCCCGGCTGGCGCACTGCATGCGCTGGGTCGCCCAGGCCGAGACGGCGCTCGACATGATGGTGGAGCGGTCCCTCGACCGCTACGCCCACGGCTCCCTGCTGGCCGAGAAGCAGGGCATCCAGTGGATGATCGCCGACTCCGCCATGGAGCTGTACCAGGCCAAGCTGATGGTGCTGCACGCCGCGTCGAAGATCGACGCCGGCGTCGACTTCAAGAGCGAGGTCTCGATGGCCAAGCACTTCGTGGCCGGCATGCTCGGCCGGGTGATCGACCGGTCGATCCAGGTCCACGGCGCCCTCGGCTACTCCACCGACACCCCGCTGGCCCACATGTACCAGCACGCCCGCTGGGCCCGGTTCGCCGACGGCGCCGACGAGGTGCACCAGATGCGCATCGCCCAGCGCACCATCGCGGCGTGGAAGGACCACGGCTCCACCCGCACCGCCACCGGCGACCTGCCGCTCTAG
- a CDS encoding glucose 1-dehydrogenase, which yields MILDQFRLDDQVAIVTGAGKGIGRATAVALAEAGADVVVAARTEADIEEVAAEIAGMGRRSLAVPTDVMDDDALDHLVDAAVAEMGHLDLLVNNAGGTPPRAAVDTSRRFMEKALSFNAISPFLLSVRAARAMVDTSGSGAIVNISSRSSQQIVPGFTAYGAAKLALNKITVSLAAEWAPRVRVNALSVGAVATDALEVVMLDEGMRRTLEEGTPMGRAGQPTDIAAAALYLLSPAAGWVTGKVLEVDGGNETPAISLPVAPLEPSAPEPAPEA from the coding sequence ATGATCCTCGACCAGTTCCGCCTCGACGACCAGGTCGCCATCGTCACCGGCGCGGGGAAGGGCATCGGGCGGGCGACCGCCGTCGCCCTGGCCGAGGCCGGCGCCGACGTGGTCGTGGCGGCCCGCACCGAGGCCGACATCGAGGAGGTGGCGGCCGAGATCGCCGGCATGGGCCGGCGGTCCCTGGCGGTGCCGACCGACGTCATGGACGACGACGCCCTCGACCACCTGGTCGACGCGGCCGTGGCCGAGATGGGCCACCTCGACCTGCTCGTCAACAACGCCGGCGGCACCCCGCCGCGCGCCGCGGTCGACACCAGCCGCCGGTTCATGGAGAAGGCCCTCTCGTTCAACGCCATCAGCCCGTTCCTGCTGTCGGTGCGCGCCGCCCGGGCCATGGTCGACACGTCCGGCTCGGGCGCCATCGTCAACATCTCGTCGCGCTCCAGCCAGCAGATCGTCCCCGGCTTCACCGCCTACGGCGCGGCCAAGCTCGCCCTCAACAAGATCACCGTCAGCCTGGCGGCCGAGTGGGCGCCTCGGGTGCGGGTCAACGCCCTCTCGGTGGGCGCGGTGGCCACCGACGCCCTCGAGGTGGTGATGCTCGACGAGGGCATGCGCCGCACCCTCGAGGAGGGCACGCCGATGGGCCGGGCCGGCCAGCCCACCGACATCGCCGCGGCCGCCCTCTACCTGCTCTCCCCGGCCGCCGGCTGGGTCACCGGCAAGGTGCTGGAGGTCGACGGCGGCAACGAGACCCCCGCCATCAGCCTCCCCGTCGCCCCCCTGGAGCCGAGCGCGCCGGAGCCGGCCCCCGAGGCCTGA